In one window of Candidatus Hydrogenedentota bacterium DNA:
- a CDS encoding Bax inhibitor-1/YccA family protein: protein MRQDIFRADEYTMADQASAEARASFISKTYVHLFAAVLAFIGVEAVILSLPITESLVASVLGIRYGMLIVLAGFMGVSYVANRWAASDTSVGMQYAGLGLYVVAEAIFFAPLLYIAANFGGREVIPTAAILTGCAFTGITSIVFFTRKNFSFMGPFLGMFGFVALGLIVCSVVFGFSLGIFFTGVMAVFAGASVLYTTSNVMHEYRVGQHVAAALALFASVALLFWYILQLLMSSRD, encoded by the coding sequence ATGCGACAGGACATATTTCGTGCGGATGAGTACACAATGGCGGACCAGGCTTCGGCCGAGGCGCGCGCTTCCTTTATTTCCAAGACGTATGTGCATCTATTCGCTGCCGTACTTGCCTTCATCGGCGTCGAGGCGGTAATCCTGAGTCTTCCCATCACGGAAAGCCTTGTGGCGTCCGTGCTGGGTATCCGCTACGGCATGCTGATCGTCCTCGCCGGATTCATGGGCGTAAGCTATGTGGCCAACCGCTGGGCCGCTTCCGATACCTCGGTGGGCATGCAGTATGCCGGCCTCGGCCTTTATGTGGTCGCGGAGGCGATCTTCTTTGCACCGTTGCTCTACATCGCCGCCAACTTCGGCGGTCGGGAAGTGATCCCCACGGCCGCCATCCTCACCGGCTGCGCCTTTACGGGCATTACGTCCATTGTTTTCTTTACGCGCAAGAATTTCTCCTTCATGGGGCCCTTTCTGGGGATGTTCGGATTCGTAGCCCTTGGCCTGATCGTGTGCAGCGTTGTATTCGGATTTTCCCTGGGGATTTTCTTCACGGGCGTCATGGCCGTCTTCGCGGGTGCGAGTGTCCTCTACACCACCTCCAACGTGATGCACGAATACCGCGTCGGCCAGCACGTGGCGGCTGCGCTGGCCCTCTTCGCCTCCGTTGCGCTCCTTTTCTGGTATATTCTCCAGCTCCTGATGTCGTCCCGCGACTGA